From Solanum lycopersicum chromosome 8, SLM_r2.1, the proteins below share one genomic window:
- the LOC138337979 gene encoding uncharacterized protein — MNPPSFDGSSTTEYPENFMEELKKVFDVILVIGIDRVELVVYQLKSVARTWYNKWKKRRNEDAPHPSRVCSEEALLGHFFPRELKEAKKVEEENKMDGEEYINKNAKTMNECATESGSNWPQFQKPKGHAPSATSALAARDKVEHHGLNSQARPAYSHSNKPPACAKCGRNHSGICCESSSGCFK; from the exons ATGAATCCCCCAAGCTTCGATGGTTCAAGCACTACTGAATATCCGGAAAACTTTAtggaagagttgaagaaggtgTTCGATGTGATTCTTGTTATTGGTATTGATAGAGTTGAATTGGTTGTATACCAACTCAAGAGCGTGGCTAGGACTTGGTACAACAAGTGGAAGAAGCGCAGAAATGAGGATGCACCACATCCAAGTAGGGTTTGCTCTGAAGAAGCTTTGTTGGGACATTTCTTTCCTCGAGAACTGAAGGAAGCAAAG AAAGTTGAAGAGGAAAACAAGATGGATGGAGAGGAGTATATAAACAAGAATGCCAAGACCATGAATGAGTGTGCAACAGAAAGTGGTTCGAATTGGCCACAATTCCAGAAGCCGAAGGGGCATGCACCATCAGCTACTAGCGCGCTTGCGGCTAGAGACAAAGTTGAGCATCATGGTCTGAACTCCCAAGCTAGGCCTGCATATTCACATAGTAATAAGCCTCCTGCCTGCGCCAAGTGTGGTAGAAATCACTCCGGCATATGTTGTGAAAGCTCTTCGGGTTGTTTCAAGTGA